A region of the Stieleria neptunia genome:
GAGGTCGGGCGACTGCTGGTCGGTCAGGAAACGATGGTTTCGCGTCTCTTGATCGGATTATTGACCGGGGGGCACGTGCTGCTCGAAGGCGTCCCCGGGCTGGCAAAAACGCTCACCGTCAGCAGTCTGGCCCAGGCGATCCGGACCGATTTTTCACGCATTCAGTTTACCCCGGATATGCTGCCGGCGGATGTCATCGGCACCGAAGTCTTCAATCCCAAAGAAGCGACTTACAGCGTCAAACGCGGGCCGATTTTTTCCAACCTGATCCTGGCCGACGAAATCAACCGCGCCCCGGCCAAGGTCCAGAGCGCCTTGCTGGAGGCGATGCAGGAGCGGCAGGTCACCATCGGCACCGAGACCTTCAAGTTTTCGCAGCCGTTCCTCGTGATGGCGACGCAAAACCCGATCGAGCAGGAGGGGACGTATCCGTTGCCCGAGGCCCAGGTCGACCGCTTCATGCTTAAAACCAAGATCGATTACCCGTCCCGTGAGGACGAGCGAAAGATCGTCGACCGGATGGCCGGCGGCAAAGCGATCCCAGAAATTTCGGCCGTCACCTCGCCGGAGGAACTTTTGGAAGCCCGTGCGGTGGTCGAGAAGATCTGGTGCGACGACAAGGTCCGCGATTACGGCATCGACGTCGTCCGTGCCACACGCGATGCCGTCGGATCCGGGGTCGCGGCGCTGGAAAACATGATCGAAATGGGAGCCAGCCCGCGCGCTTCGATCTTCCTGCTCAAAGCCGGCAAGGCACACGCGTTTTTACAAGGACGCAGTTACGTGACGCCACATGACATCAAGTCCTTGGCACCGGACGTGTTGCGACACCGTGTGGTGTTGACGTACGAAGCGGAAGCCGAAGGCAAATCGGTCGACGACGTGATTCGCCAGATTCTGGACAATGTCCCGGTGCCGTGACGCATCGTGTTGACCGGAAACAAGTGGGATAGGCTTCCAGCCTGTCGACGCCGGATTGACAGGCTGGAAGCCTATCCCACGCTGCATTGACAGGCGAGAAGCCTATCCTACGTTCTTCACAAGCTGGAAGCTTACGCCACTTTTTATGTTGCCTCGCGAAGTCATTCGAAGAGTCCGAGAGATCCAAGTTCGAACCGGTCGCCAAGTGGCCGACGTTCTCGCCGGCCAGTACGTCTCGGTGTTCAAAGGCCGCGGCATCGAATTCGACG
Encoded here:
- a CDS encoding AAA family ATPase, whose protein sequence is MNAPQIDEQIAKYSQMCNRLADEVGRLLVGQETMVSRLLIGLLTGGHVLLEGVPGLAKTLTVSSLAQAIRTDFSRIQFTPDMLPADVIGTEVFNPKEATYSVKRGPIFSNLILADEINRAPAKVQSALLEAMQERQVTIGTETFKFSQPFLVMATQNPIEQEGTYPLPEAQVDRFMLKTKIDYPSREDERKIVDRMAGGKAIPEISAVTSPEELLEARAVVEKIWCDDKVRDYGIDVVRATRDAVGSGVAALENMIEMGASPRASIFLLKAGKAHAFLQGRSYVTPHDIKSLAPDVLRHRVVLTYEAEAEGKSVDDVIRQILDNVPVP